The following nucleotide sequence is from Pedobacter sp. PACM 27299.
GATAATCAAAGAAGACACCACTAGTGACATCAATATTTCCAAAGCTTTTTCTGGAATCAGTTTATTGATGACAATACAAATAGCGGCGAAAAGACTGGAAACCAGAATCGCTTTAATTGGTACGTGATTTTTGTTCAATTTCGATAAGAAAGCAGGCGCATTTCCTTGTTCGGCAAGGCCGAAAAGCATTCGGCTGTTGCTATATACACAACTATTGTATACAGAGAGCGCTGCCGTAAGTACGATCATGTTCAACACATTGGCAATGATACTGGTAAAATATATGGTTTTCCCAAAGGCATGAATTTCAAAGCCTTTCAGGCTTTCAAACACCATCACGAAAGGACTGCTATCCGTGGTAATATTCTTCCATGGCGATAAGGAGAACAAAATAACCAATGCCCCTACATAGAAAATCAAGATCCGATAGATCACCTGGTTTGTTGCTTTTGGGATCGTTTTCTCCGGATTTTCAGCTTCTGCAGCGGTAATTCCGATGAGCTCCAATCCGCCGAAAGAGAACATGATCAGCGCAATTGCGGCAAATAGACCTTGAAAGCCTCCTTTTCCATCTGCACTGAACCAACCCTTAGCAAAGAAACCGCCGTCATTCCATAAGTTTTGTACACTGGCTTGTGCTCCGCCGCTGCCGCTTAAAAGTAAATAAGCGCCAAAAGCGATCATGGCAATGATGGCAACCACCTTTATGATGGAAAACCAGAACTCTACTTCCCCGTATACTTTTACTGAGGTCAGGTTCAAGGCATTAATCACGATGAAAAAGAATAGACTGGAAGTCCACAATGGGATTTCTGGCCACCAGAAATGCACATAAATCCCAATGGCTGTCAATTCAGACATGCTCACTAAAATATAGAGTGCCCAATAATTCCAACCGGAGGCAAATCCAGCAAAGGAACCCCAATACTTAAAAGCAAAGTGGCTGAAACTTCCTGACACAGGTTCTTCTACCACCATTTCGCCCAATTGGCGCATGATAAAGAAGGCGATAATCCCTGCCAGGGCATAACCTAAAATTACGGATGGACCTGCTAAAACTGCAGCAGAACCGATACCTAGAAATAAACCGGTTCCTATAGCACCGCCAAGGGCGATGAGTTGGATATGTCTGTTTTGTAAACCCCTTTGTAGCTTCTGCTCCTCAGGCTTTTCTTCTACTTGCTTCAATCTTTATGTTATTGCGCTAATGATAAATGAATATAAGTTGCACAAAAGTGTGAACTTATATTCATTTGAACGATTAAAAGCCTAAAAAATTTACTATTTTTTTGTGAACTTCATTGCCGGAACATCACCCATCATTAGGGTAAGTGTGTTACCATCTACGGTATAAGCATCTACTTTTTTAAGCATCTCCAGGAATCTCATTTCCCCTTCACCTTCACAATGTTTCATTGTCATTGGTCCTGATAAATCAACTTTAAATTTGCTGCCATTTACCACTAATTTCGAACCAAACGAATTACAGCTGGTATTTCCACTAAGCTCATTAAGCGCCGCATTGATATTGATATTCGGTTTTGATTCTGGATATAAACCATTAAAGGCGATTCTTACCCCTGTAATGTAATTTAACTCCCAGTTGCCGCTTAATTTTGAAGCTGCAGCATTTAGCTCTGTGTTTTGACCTTTGTTCATCATTTTACAAGATGTTAAAGCGGATAAAGAGATCAAGATAGCGAAGATTGCCTTTTTCATAATTTTTCTTTTTTTACTAAACAACCTAATTTCCATTAAGTTCTAAAGGTTTGTACAACCGTTGAAACGGCGTTTATTTCTAATGACAAATTAAGCAAAGATCCGG
It contains:
- a CDS encoding amino acid permease, whose protein sequence is MKQVEEKPEEQKLQRGLQNRHIQLIALGGAIGTGLFLGIGSAAVLAGPSVILGYALAGIIAFFIMRQLGEMVVEEPVSGSFSHFAFKYWGSFAGFASGWNYWALYILVSMSELTAIGIYVHFWWPEIPLWTSSLFFFIVINALNLTSVKVYGEVEFWFSIIKVVAIIAMIAFGAYLLLSGSGGAQASVQNLWNDGGFFAKGWFSADGKGGFQGLFAAIALIMFSFGGLELIGITAAEAENPEKTIPKATNQVIYRILIFYVGALVILFSLSPWKNITTDSSPFVMVFESLKGFEIHAFGKTIYFTSIIANVLNMIVLTAALSVYNSCVYSNSRMLFGLAEQGNAPAFLSKLNKNHVPIKAILVSSLFAAICIVINKLIPEKALEILMSLVVSSLIINWLMISITHLKFRKSKDAAQVKTKFPSFIYPLSNYICLVFLLGILVIMWITGMKLSVELIPAWILLLYICYVLVNRRKLKQAKS
- a CDS encoding META domain-containing protein, translating into MKKAIFAILISLSALTSCKMMNKGQNTELNAAASKLSGNWELNYITGVRIAFNGLYPESKPNININAALNELSGNTSCNSFGSKLVVNGSKFKVDLSGPMTMKHCEGEGEMRFLEMLKKVDAYTVDGNTLTLMMGDVPAMKFTKK